TGAGATCAGATTGCGTGTCAATTTTGGTACATGTCTgactttgttgattttccagACAGATCCATTTGGCATCTTCATCCGTACATCACCCATACCAACAATTTCCAAGGGTTTTCCATCGGACAGGAAAACTTTTCCGTAATCGCCAGCGATGTAATTATCAAATACATCGCGATCAccagtggtatgaaacgaagctcccgagtccataacccaagaatcaacagggctttccatggataatagcagagcatcatgtacttcctcagtgacagCATTGGCATTATTTTTCGTTGATCTGCAGTTCTTTTTCAGGTGACCATTCTCACCACAGCTCCAGCACTTCATATTCTTTTCAAGGATGTTTTTGTCTTTTTCATTTCTTGATTTGGATCTACCACGCCATCGGTTTGAACTCCTTTCACCATTCCTGCCTCTTCCTCTGTTATCAAGATTTAGAGCAGATCTCGATGATGTTGCTTCACCCGAGTCTTTCCTGCGAACTTCTTCAGCAAGGATTTGATCTCTAACATCATTGAGTTGTAGTTTTTCTTTTCCAACAGAGTTGCTAACCGCTGCCCGCATCGGTTCCCAAATGTCTGGTAAAGACGCCAGAAGAATAAGCGCCCGaatttcatcatcaaatttgatGTCCACCGATGTCAGCTGAGAGACAATCGTGTTGAATTCATTGATGTGTTTAGCCACCGATGCATCCTCTCTCATCTTCAAGTTAAATAACTTCTTCATGAGATGAACTTTATTATTTGCCGATGGCTTTTCGTACATGTCCGACAAAATGGACATCATCTCCTCCGTTGTTTTTGCCTCCGCCACGTTATGTGCCACGTTCTTCGTTAGGGTCAGTCGTATCACACCTAACACCTGTCGGTCAAGGAGCTCccaatcatcatcctccatattttctggtttctttcctgatagaggttgatgcaTCTTCTTACTGTACAGATAATCTCTTATCTGTAACCGCTAGAACGAAAAATCTGTTCCGTCGAACTTGTTGATTCCCGGTCTCGATCCATCATCTCCGGCCATCACTTCTCTAGCCttagaaaaaaatctaaaaaatcttttctgatgtggaagatcagacaaggctgcaaccacagagcatactcagaatttttaagaattttcacaacaaggctctgataccagttgttgggaaattaccccgaagcgatgccgaccacgaagataatatagtacccaaattgcggaataaaataatcaatcaacaagaacacaacgatttacgtggttcacccaaaataggctacgtccacggagcactgcaacttttataactggaagaaatattacaacaagtgtatacaccaatacactcaatattcctcacactcccaaacccgaggataccgagaaaataatttctctaactcacacaagagaattcccgcactcaagaaaaaaatacactcttttttctatgcactctctttttttatcaaagctgaaaagcttttgattttgggatacaataacTGAAGGAGTCGAGCTCTATTTATAACCAGAATTCTTAAGCCAAAACAGAAAATCTCCCGATGTGGAATTTCATTTCCTGATTTTTAAATTCCACGTGGCCCCTCATTAAAAACTCACCTAACACATTGGGAAAATGAAAAGATTGCCCATTCAAGAGAAAAGCTTTGGCACAAAGGAACGAGCCTTACAGTAGGCTAACAACGGTTGTGCTTTAGGCATGGACCCTCCAGTTCCTTCACTCATGTCAACTAGAGTCTCCCCGATCCTTTCCCATTCAAAACACTGGATCATAGATCCCAATCCCAATCCCACCATACGCAACGCCAATCCTTCCCCGGGACACCCTCTCCTTCCGGATCCAAACGTCATTAATTTGAACACTTCCCTGCTTCCCTCCACCCCTTCAAATCTCTCGGGCCTGAATTTCCTTGGTTCCTCCCAATTTTTGGTATCATTATGTATTGCCCATACGTTCACTAGAAGCATTGTCATTTTCGGGATGTGATAGCCTCCGACCGTGCATTGGTCAGATGATTCGTGAGGGACGAGCAAAGGGGTAACAGGGTACAGTCGCATGGTTTCATTTATGATGCAACGTAGGTAAGGGAGGTTGGATATATCCGACTCATCGATCAAGCGTTCGTGTCCAACGTGTTTTTCGATTTCCATCTGTGCTTTTTTCAAGACTTGTGGATGGTTTAGCAGAAGTGATAGAGCCCATTCACTTGTTGCAGCTGAAGTATCTGTCCCGGCAGCCAACAAATTCTGGTACAGAAAATCGATTATGAAACTCTTACAAAAACTTTTTTCTGAAGACCACAAAACCTAGTTGGTCCAAACTctcaaaaattcataaattaaaataaacggAATTTCACTGCTTCTCAAACATTAtaacaaaaactaaaagatgAAAATGATGCAATAAGATATATGAAAGTATAAAAGAATACATAAAACAAGAAACACAGAGATTTACgtatgaaaaaaaaaaccaaaattttcagaaaaaaacTTAAGTACGGGACaaaattcaatatatatatcGAAGATTTGGTATAAGAGAGAATATTGGTGGTATATTcacaattttgatatgttgtttATCCACCGTGCTCacttatatatgtgtgtattatTGAGATGATAATCACCTGTTAGATGCACATTTTTGTTATGATTCATCACTTCCAACAGGAGATTGCTATTTTAGTGGTGAGCATGGTATAAGATGAataacatatcaaaacatatatatatatatatcaaacatTAATGGATCAGTTAGCTGCTTTTTTTTTTAGCACAGGAGGGTGGTCGTATATCAGATCAGAAGTTATAAAGGACTAAAAGTGCTAGGAATTCCATCTCCAAAAAGGCCAAATTTATGCCAATAAAATTCATGGACGAGAGAAAGTGGAAGCTAGTATCATTCTAATCAAGAGGCTTCATATAAAAATGTAAGGACAGCTCTAAAAGCATATTTCATTCCTCTAGTAAGGTGTTATCTATATAGCAACACTAAAAAAATAAGTATAATTTAACAAAAAATGAGTAATATATCCAAGAAAATGGTTTGTGTAAATTAAACGAATCATTTGATTAGAGGGTTAATTACTCTTAATTGGAATGAAGTTAATTCAAAGGGTTATTGATCATAGAGTTCATTTTGACCCCATAGGAGAGTTGCCAGgtgattaatttttatgtttataaaCTTATGGTTTTAATTGCATACGCCGCGGTTCTCGCATTCGATCCATAGACCATAAGAGAAGATCCTTTAATTCAATTCTGTGATGGCAAGCAGATAATCGATACTTGTATAATGTAAAAACGTTAAATTCCGTATAGAAATTCAAAGTTCATCTTCCTTTTAGGATTTATTACAATACAAGAACCCTTTAAATCTGTTGCCGTTCGATTttgattatgttttttttttttctattgagCAAAAactgctaggactcgagagtTTTTTGTTGTTAAATTCAAGAACGTACCTcagagaaatcaagaaaaaccCTAGTTGCAGgaatatatctatatctatctaCAAACAAGTGAAAATATTTGGAAAACATGAAGAAAAACCCTAGTTGCATGAATATATCTGTCTATCTGTCTATCTATGTATCTACAAACaagtgaaaatattatttttcacattACTGACCACTAGTCAAACGTTCTCATATTCTACCAACTCGGACACTCTATTCAAAATTGTCATGGTGTAATTTTTGATTTTGGTAAAACAATGTTTATCTTATCAAATTAACTATATGGTTTTACTATACTATATATAACAACATTTTttctttatattttgttttatttacttcaatctcaatttaaaaaaatgtataaattttattttaaataaaaaactacttcattaagaattttttttattgaatacaTACAACATGTGTGTCACGATATACTAGGAATAAtaataagacaaaaacttgtgtgagacggtctcacgggtcgtatttgtgagacgaatctcttatttaggttatccatgaaaaaatattattttttatgctaagagtattactttttgttgtgaatatgggtagggttaacccgtctcacatattaggatccgtgagacggtctcagaTGAGACACACTCTAATAATAATACTCATATTCCTTATTTTTTGTTGCATgaatctatctatctatctacaAACAAGTGAAAATATTTGGAAAACAatgttaaaaattttcttaaggATAATAATGATATAATAGTACTGAAAAATATAACTTCAAAAATTaagatttaaattttatttaaaaaaaaaccatatCAGGAAATATTTATATCCAAAGAACACAACTTACCAGCATTAGGCTTTTAATAATCTGATCAGAATAATACTGTGGTTCCTCCTCCTCAAGTCCCAATAGCATTTCAATCGTCGTCTTTTTCTTCCCTTCGTCTCCGCCATTATTCTTCATTCTTTCCTTGCATTCTTCCACCAGTTCTTGCATAAACGAATCCCTTCTCTTATGCAGTTCCACCAACTTCTTCTCCCCCTCGACTGCCCCGACCCATCTCAAGAACGGCAGGAAATCCCCCATATTGTATGCGCCACCGTTCCGGAAAGTTTCGGACACGATATCCCTGAAACGCTTCGCCTGCTCCGCCTCCTCGACTTTTTCGCCGTAGTACCTCTTCCCAGCAATCATCCTCATCATCACGTTCATCGCCGTCTCGAAGAAGACGCTCTTCATGTCGACCGCATGTTTTCCGTCACCGGAGAGATGAAGCAGCCGACGGATCATGGATCTCACCTCGTCGGCTCGGATCCCATGAAGCATCTGAAGCTTGTGCGTTGACAGTAGCTCGATGGATGAAATTTTTCTGATGTTCCTCCAGTGGTCTCCGTATGAACTCCAGGCCAAAGAAGTGTAGTCGTAGCCTGTATATTTCCCGGCGAGTAAACGAGGGCGGTTGGCGAAGATGATGTCGTTTTTGGTGAAACATTCCTCGGCGGCTGAAGGTGAGGACACAAGGAGTACACGGCGGGAGCCAAACTGCAGGAAATTATTGGGCCAAATTTATCAGAAATCTTGGCAAGAGATCGGTGGAGTGGCTTCTTCAGGAGGTGGAGATGGCCGAGAATGGGTAGATTGACGGCCGGAGAGGGTGGGAAGTTTCTAATTTTGTCGAGGAAATGTATGGTGAAGACGTAGACGGAAAGAATCAGTGGAATGTACAGAACTAAGGAAAACTGAGTATTCATTTCGGGGAAGACGAAGGTCTGTGGAGATTCATTGGACTTTGTCTTTAACATATATTAATAGCACAAACAAGAAGAACAAATAAGAAAAGATCCTCTAATTGCTAAAAGACAAAACAAGAAGAAGGAACTAAAAATAGTGCgttcaaaatgaaaaaatttaGGTGATAAAGTCTCACGAgccgtattttgtaagacaaatatcttatttaggttatttatgaaaaaatattactttttatggtaagagtattactttttattgtgaatatcggtagggttgacccgtctcacagataaaaattcgtgagatcgtctcacgaaAGATCTACTCGCATTTAAAATGCCACAAGATTTGATGTTTGTTTTCTAATTTTCATATCCAAGTTGgatttaaatatgaaataattaattatatttttgttcaaaatctTATTGTATTGAGGTGGAGTTTGACATCGACTTGAAATATTTGAGCTTATTTATAAGATATTCgacttatttttaaataatggctcaaaatatattatttattataatattatattaataaaatattaaagacTTGTGACATATTGAAGAAAACAATTTATACTAAAACTCACCTCCAAAAGGTTCGAAAAATATTCGatttcgataattttaaatACGAGTTCTGATTCGATTACACCTTTGAcccatatattaatttaatatatttttagatTGTTTCacaaaacttttgaaaatatataaCTTTGTTTAAAATTATAGTTTACAACTCGAGGGGCATGtcataaaaaattattcttAAATGTTATTATTGTGGGAAAATTGCAAATGTAgttcttgaaatttatttttttcgattttggtcgtcaaattttagttttggaaaaattacatttttggccTTATAATTTGtatttgtttttcatttttgatcatATTATCAGTCAATTGATAATCTTTAGTTCACTAACTTAAACTTGTTTTCAATTTTGGTCatttttcactaaaatattGACATAGGGTCAGACACATCGGTAATGCTCATAGTTACATCATCATTTCATGGTGTTATGTTATCATTCCATTGAGAAAAAgactaaaaaaatataaaaaatgcaAGTTAATGGACTAAATGTCACGTCTCACAGCCGAACCCGGTGAAATCGACTTTGTTTACTAAATAAACTTCGTAAACAAGACTCTTAGCACATAAATTGCGAGGTCGCGGATTTTAaactaatataaatataaaatacaggaaaatttaaaattactgataaggccaaatcttgaaaagattttagggatttgatttaataatatttgccctgatctaatatttttatctctaattatgtgcttaattgaataataattgtagatttgaataaaagaggaaaattattaaatttggaATAAAAGATGAATTTACAAGACTTCcaagaaaaaaatatcaaaagaaaggaaataaaatatttttattccttGGTTATattgaaatcttgaaaaatccaTGTGAATCTTGATAAATATCTTATCACTTTCTTTATTTGACATGAGCTTATAATGAAAGGAAGAAGGAGGCCCATTAAGAGTGAAGGCAGAAGCGAACAAAAGAAGGAGAGCAGAACGTAACAGggaggagaaaaaaaaaaagacagagTGCGGAAGAGAGAGGCGGAAGTGCAGAACAAAGGGAAGAGAGGGGAACAGAAACTACTGTGAAGTAGTATCAGCGcggaagaaagaaaagaagcAAGAGGAATTACACGCACACGCTACGAATCACTGAGAATTCTTTCCTTTTTTCTTAACTATGTTTTCTTCATTGAATTTAAACACTGATTTtgacttttattttaagtttatggagtagatttttatagaccAAGGCCACGATAGGgccgagacatattattttttgatgttttgattttaattcaattagattatttattttatttattgattgatgtcgtttattacgtgttcttttaatctggccaattaaattgaatatttgttggttaatctaaaatcgaaaggcgatagattaatatttgctttacacatcaatcaacacatggttaaattgactagaaatagtattcgatttcagtgtgcgactttaggttgaaaaactggaatttcacagcgatctaatgcggttgaatctaattaaattcagttaggaataattggactgttagatttaattatgtttattaattcgaggaatcgtttaataaataattttgggaatttcgtcgtgaattaaataattaatttaatgaatatgaatttgacacgtagattataaGTTGTCTCGATATCGTTGTGCGCCTtagtcgtttttaaataatttgagttttcgtctaatttaataatttggatttttttgctttagttaatttatttaaattgtttaatttagttttgattaatctatctcccatcatttgaactttattagcctaaattaggaaaaataattcatattctagtaattaaacatcgatctctgtgggtacgatacctggactcatctccaaatactattacttgacctagtgtgcttgctagatttattcccaaccgaaatcgtcggtccaggttttggcgccgttgccggggattaaattgtttaatattaggatttattattttcttgagaTTAGGTTTTTATCTAATTTTTTGATTCTACGCATATTCGTACGTTTGAAGTTTGTTCTTATCTTCAGGATTTATCTAGCTGTGCATGAGCCGTGCTAGAGGAGACACATAATTAGAgccatttgatccagagattGAGAATACTTTTCGACGGAGACGTAGAGCACAAAGGGAGAAATCCTCAGATTCTGACGTGGAAGAACAATTAAAACAAGAGGAGAAAGTTGAAACAGCAAGGATTGAAGCAATGGAGAACGAGGAGGATGATCGCACTGTCTATGATCTTACTAGACAAACTACTGGAGGTTATGGTTCTAGCATCACTCGTCCTACTGTGGAAGCAAATAACTTTGAGTTGAAGCCAtccatcattcaaatgatacagTATCAAGTGAGATTTAAAGGATCGCAGACCGAGGATCCTAATGCACATCTGGAGGGATTTCTATCTATCTGTgacacaatcaaattcaatggaGTGAGCACGGATGCCATAAGATTGAGACTATTCCCTTTCTCTTTGCATGGTGAAGCAGCAGAATGGCTTAGAGATCTACCAGCTGGCTCTATTACTACATGGAATGGTTTGgtggaaatgttcatgaatcaatATTTTTCACCCACCAAGATAGCACAACTGCGTATGGATATTTCATCTTTTCGCCAGAAGGATGGGGAGACATTACATACAGCTTGGGGAAGATTTAGAAagatgttgaggaggtgtcctcaACATGGTTTCTCTTCATCTGAACAAGTTCAGATTTTCTATAACGGAGTAGATCCTTCCGTGCGTCCCATGCTAGATGCGGCAGCCAATGGTAGCTTATACAGGAAGAATCCACGAGTTGcacttgaaataatttcaaatatggcTGAAAATAGTGCGGGATGGACAGATATTAAACGAGAAAAGAAGGCTGAAGTTCTTGAAATGGATGTGTTGAATGCACTTACTGCTAAGATTGATGGGTTGGCCCATCAATTCTCTCAGCTGAAATCAAATCAAGCAAATCAGGTCCAAGGAATATTCATCGAGGAACAACCCATTTTTTATGAAGAAGCAGTGAATTTTGTGGGGAATCAATGGAGACAGCAATCAAATCCATACAGTTCCACATACAATCCAGGATGGAAGCATTACCCTAATTTGTCTTGGAAGAATACGGAGAATTCCCTTAATCCAACACATATTCTTCCACTGCCCATTCCTCAACAAGTGAGACAACAAGGATTATTGGTACCTGCAGCACCTCCAGGATTCAAACAAGAAGATCAAAGACCAATTTATgaggattttatgatgaaacatattgTGGGAATGGAGACGAGACTGCAGAATCATGACGTTATCTTGCGAAGGTTGGATGCTCAAATGGGTCAAATAGCCAATCAATTAGAAAATCGACCCCTTGGAACACTACCAAGTGATACTGAGAAAAATCCGAAAGGAGTGAATGCAGTGAGTACAGTGGTCAAGGCTGAGGAAGAGGAGCCAAAGAGGCAGAATTCTACAGATATGGAGGCAAAGAATGATGGAGGAATGAAACCAAAAATGGAAGATGCTAAGGAACAGAACCCTCAGACTACACGGAAGACAGGTAAGGAATTTGATAttaatgataatattgatattaatacacTTCTTTTTCCTCAAAGAGCAAGGCAAGTACAATTGGAtcagcaattttcgaaatttcttgaagtttttaagaaattgcacATAAATATTCCTTTTGTAGAGGCATTGGCTCAAATGCCTTCTTATgctaaattcttgaaagatattttgactaaaaagaggaaacttgttgattttgaaactgTTAAGCTTTCTGATGAATGTTCAGCAATTCTGCAAAATAAATTACCTCCTAAGCTTAAGGATCCAAGTAGTTTCTCCATTCCTTGCACTATAGGTAATTCTAATTTTAACAAAGCattgtgtgatcttggtgctaATATAAATCTTATGCCTTATTCCTGCTTTGAGAAATTGGGGATTGAAGAagttaaaccaaccactatTTCCCTTCAACTTGCTGATAGATCTATTAAATATCCTAGAGGGGTTGTAGATGGTGTTTTGGTTAAGgttgataaatttatatttttagttgACTTTGTTGTGCTAGACATGGAGGAGGATCGTGAGATCCCCCTTATTTTAGGTCGTCCTTTCTTAACTACTGGAAGAGCTCTCATAGATGTGGAAAAAGGTGAGTTAGTTTTGAGGTTGAATGATGAGAAGGTAACTTTTAATGTTTTTCGTAGTATGAAATATCCTGGATCTTCTGATTGTTATAGAATAGATGctattgaaaatattgttgagTGTAGTGTGCAGGATACTTTTATTGAAGACCAACTGGAGATGCTTTTGGTGAACCCAAAGTCCACGGAATCAGACAGAGAAGAGGTGGAGGAATGTATGAACTACTTGGAGGGATCAAAGCCTCTGCCAAGATCTGTGAATTCGAAGATTGGGGAGCTTGGACATATTCCAAAATCACTTAAACCTTCCATAGAAGAACCCCAATTCCTCGAACTCAAACCACTTCctcctcatttaaaatatttatttttgaaggaagaagAATTCTTCGAGGAATTCCTATACGAAGATGAGACAGAAGAGAAGTTGGAGGATGTAGAAGAACACAAGTCGAAGGATTTTAACTCATATATGGTCTTAACATATATTCCACCAGcagattatttattttcatcaacGCAAACTTAAGAATATTACATCCTCTACGAGCTTTATCATAGATTATATTGTTCTTCCCCTAATAATCAGTCTTTGCCGAGTGTTGTTGGAGCGACGAGCGTGCAATGTCAATATCATGCCAAGCTTGAGGGCACATATAATCAAGACCCATATGTAATATTGTATGATATTTACTATGGGCGGAAGCCGCTATTTGATGGATGCTTCTCCGTAGTCAAGCTATAGACAAGAAATTTAGCgcttgctgggaggcaacccagtgatttattttatttcgtttcattttatttttttactttttcattctATTAGGTTAATTCTCTgtgattttggtgtgtgtaggGAATATTGGAATAAATGAATTTGATTTAGATTCTGGAAAAgctaaactgttgaaataaaagatttcCAGCATTGAGGAATTCCACCATTCCCATGTTGTACTCCATGGATATTAAAGCACACTGTCAGTGAAGTGTTCTCTTACTATTCTACATCCAAATTCTATATCCTTTTTGAATGGCATGATACTGAGGACAGTGTAAATCTAAAGTGTGGGGTGGGGTGGGGTGGGGTGGGGGGGGgatttgatttgtgtttgtttcacATCACCACACTTAGCATGTGCTTCAATGTGTAATCCTCaagcatgaaatttttttttctggtTATTCTTTGAGAAACTGCACTTGTGATTACATGACACACTAATTGACTTTCTAGATTTTTGAACACTCAAGAAATTACATCACACGtagaattgattgagatgagcTGTAGTTGTAGCCGAAGGATTTGAGCACAAACTAGTTTTGTATCATGTTTTGAAACATCATCTATGCACTTTGAGTCATACttatatgaattaattgtgaattAGAAAGAGGTGAGCTCatgaaaaaaaagagaaataaaaaaaacaatctaGACCTTGTCTGATTATCTTTCGAGGCGAAAATACGGAAGAGaatgacttagggatgatttagacgatccttggaccgtttgagcctttcgaGCCTAACCAATGCATCATTTATATCTCTAGTATTCCCTTTTGAGCCTAATAAATTGAATGAAGTGTGTCaaagacatacaattagcccccattCGTATGCCTTCGAAACTACCAGCAACTACGGTGAACTCAAAATGCCCGAAAATGGGAGGTGGCTTTTAAATGcaccaattttttattttattctgcCATATATGTCACCTGAATTCAGGCCAGCTGATAATACTCCAGAAGCAGCCGAATTAGCCACAGCATCATAGTGGGTGGTATCACCTCTAATCTACTGGTCAAAAAGGATACAAAAAGAGAAGTCAATTATTACTTATAAAAGGCAGCAATAAGTACATCAACCAATAACAAGAATAGTTACATATATGAGCAGCAAAAAAGGACATCACTATTAGCAGAGCAGGAGGCGGGAGGGAACCATTAAACTTCAATCACTTAGAACCTGTGTTGAAAAAGCTTACCACAGCTCCAATACACACGATTGCTTGGTATTTTTGCGATTTTCCAAGTTTCTCAGCAACCACGCCGATTTCAAAACTACCAGGAACCCAAACAACCTAAGGTAAGATGAAAAAAGATGCAATTTTTCAGCTTTACGTACAAAAAACCAACACATATATAGGATGCAACTTTATAGTCAGAAGATTTTCCATATAATACTACAGCATAAAGGTTAAATTAAAGTTAGTCTAACAGGACACATTGCAACCGGTGCCCAAGACGTAatgaaaatcttaaaattttattttgacatgcAAAATCGTACTAGGACACTCGTATAGTAttatgttggatctcggttttctcgtgccccaaacgcagcggaagtttaaaatttaaaatttttattttgacaatcaaaatagaTTTTGTTTGGGCACTCATATGGTTTATAGAATCAACATTCAAAGGGCAtaagaattttatacctttggtgaataaatcacgtggctccaactaatccggtataaacggattagctcttgatgaatctctATGAACTTTCTTCAATGAACTCCTTGTTTGATCcttctatcaagtccacgactagatcgcttgatcctcttccaaattgcactagagAATATGAAAGATATTTTACGTAGGAGATTAAAACATGAGAAGTGGCTCAACCCTCTTTGCAAAAGGAAGTGGCCGAAAATTCTTGAGGTGGAGGagatgcaattttcgaaaattgctatgATTGTTTTTAGGGTTTAGCTCATCAaccattatttataataagtgatgacctaattaccataaaataatatatgggctttttaattaatattaatgagcttgattaattaattaggctagtccaactagtttaattaattaatcaaagtaaattaagaactttaattatttagtatgttggacttgtactcctacaagctcattaaacatacttcccaccaattttaatttaatatttaataaactcaacttttgagtttaattaattaaatcaattataaattcaa
This window of the Primulina tabacum isolate GXHZ01 chromosome 12, ASM2559414v2, whole genome shotgun sequence genome carries:
- the LOC142520172 gene encoding uncharacterized protein LOC142520172; the protein is MENEEDDRTVYDLTRQTTGGYGSSITRPTVEANNFELKPSIIQMIQYQVRFKGSQTEDPNAHLEGFLSICDTIKFNGVSTDAIRLRLFPFSLHGEAAEWLRDLPAGSITTWNGLVEMFMNQYFSPTKIAQLRMDISSFRQKDGETLHTAWGRFRKMLRRCPQHGFSSSEQVQIFYNGVDPSVRPMLDAAANGSLYRKNPRVALEIISNMAENSAGWTDIKREKKAEVLEMDVLNALTAKIDGLAHQFSQLKSNQANQVQGIFIEEQPIFYEEAVNFVGNQWRQQSNPYSSTYNPGWKHYPNLSWKNTENSLNPTHILPLPIPQQVRQQGLLVPAAPPGFKQEDQRPIYEDFMMKHIVGMETRLQNHDVILRRLDAQMGQIANQLENRPLGTLPSDTEKNPKGVNAVSTVVKAEEEEPKRQNSTDMEAKNDGGMKPKMEDAKEQNPQTTRKTAILQNKLPPKLKDPSSFSIPCTIGNSNFNKALCDLGANINLMPYSCFEKLGIEEVKPTTISLQLADRSIKYPRGVVDGVLVKVDKFIFLVDFVVLDMEEDREIPLILGRPFLTTGRALIDVEKGELVLRLNDEKVTFNVFRSMKYPGSSDCYRIDAIENIVECSVQDTFIEDQLEMLLVNPKSTESDREEVEECMNYLEGSKPLPRSVNSKIGELGHIPKSLKPSIEEPQFLELKPLPPHLKYLFLKEEEFFEEFLYEDETEEKLEDVEEHKSKDFNSYMVLTYIPPADYLFSSTQT